TTTGTACGAGACAATGGCCCGCGTGTTTCCTCAACTCGCCGGCGTGGGGGTGGAATACGTTTGGGGCGGAACGGTCGATTTTTCCTTCGACCGCATGATCCATGCCGGACAAATGGATGGCGTGTTCTACGCCGTGGGATACTGCGGCCACGGGGTGCAGATGGCCACGTACATGGGGCGGTGCATGGCCGAGGTGATGGACGGCCATCCCGAAGCCAACCTCTTCGATTCGCCGTTTCCAGTGATCCCCTTGTACAACGGCCGGCCGTGGTTCATGCCCATGATCGGCGCCTATTACAGAGTGCTGGACTGGTTGACGTGACGATGGCAACGGCGATCGATCCGGTCTGCGAAATGGACGTCGACATCGCGACGGCTGCATGGACGAGCGACTACCGCGGCACGACATACTATTTTTGCGCGCGGGCGTGCAAGGGGGCGTTTGACAGCGACCCCGAGCGATATCTGGAGCGAGATCGAAAAACCGCAGTCGCCGCCGTGCTCGATGGGCCTACTATCACCATGCCGGTCGACGTGGCCATCAAAACCCGGCGAAGCATCTCCCGCTTCAAAGACGAGCCGGTTCCACGCGAACTCGTGGAGCGCATGCTGGAAAGCGCCGTCTGGGCGCCCAATCACCATCTCACCGAGCCGTGGGAGTTTCACGTCCTCGGCGGCGAGGCCAAACGCGCCTTTGCCAAACATCGGATCGACTTCCGGCAGACGCTCTTCAAGAACCCGGACGCACCGGAGATTGAGAAGGCGCTTCAAAAGCTGTACGCCGATACCGTCGCCGTCCCCATGATCATCGCCGTCACAACGACGTCTCCCGACGATCCCGATCTCCGGGACGACGACTATGCCGCGACCATGTGCGCCATTCAAAACATGCTGCTCACCGCGGTGGGTCTTGGATTGGGCGCCTACCTCCGGACTGGAGGATTCATCCACCACCGCGGGCTCCGTGACCTTCTCGCCGTTCCGGATGGCCGGCGCGTCGCGGGAATCCTGTACGCCGGTTATCCGGAACGCACGCCCGAGCGCCGGCGCACGCCATACGCGCAGAA
This genomic stretch from bacterium harbors:
- a CDS encoding nitroreductase family protein: MATAIDPVCEMDVDIATAAWTSDYRGTTYYFCARACKGAFDSDPERYLERDRKTAVAAVLDGPTITMPVDVAIKTRRSISRFKDEPVPRELVERMLESAVWAPNHHLTEPWEFHVLGGEAKRAFAKHRIDFRQTLFKNPDAPEIEKALQKLYADTVAVPMIIAVTTTSPDDPDLRDDDYAATMCAIQNMLLTAVGLGLGAYLRTGGFIHHRGLRDLLAVPDGRRVAGILYAGYPERTPERRRTPYAQKTRWLE